In Kordiimonas pumila, a single genomic region encodes these proteins:
- a CDS encoding DUF1223 domain-containing protein: MMKSLFVLILLALCSVLPLRAEEEPRLTVIELFTSQGCSSCPPADALLKTMRDRPGVLTLSWAVDYWDRLGWRDTFGAPYNSMRQTAYNKRLGRGGVFTPQIILDGQVSCVGSKPEQVKNALEKARMLDRMAVSPALTSDNAGLHLALPGTALDDTVAVRVVWYLGDATVEIMSGENNGRTLHYTNIVRGTDILEDWDGSAQTLDIDSTDALASGADHIAILLQRGYGHGPIIGAASLKLTPAT, translated from the coding sequence ATGATGAAAAGCCTCTTTGTTCTGATTTTGTTAGCCTTGTGTAGTGTGCTTCCCCTCCGCGCCGAAGAAGAGCCACGCCTTACTGTTATTGAACTGTTTACAAGCCAAGGCTGCTCGAGTTGCCCCCCTGCTGATGCGCTTCTCAAAACCATGCGCGACAGGCCGGGTGTGCTAACACTCTCTTGGGCGGTTGATTACTGGGACAGGCTTGGCTGGCGCGACACGTTCGGCGCGCCCTACAACAGCATGCGCCAAACCGCCTATAACAAACGCCTTGGCCGAGGCGGCGTTTTTACACCGCAAATCATTCTTGACGGGCAGGTTTCCTGTGTTGGCTCAAAGCCAGAGCAAGTGAAGAACGCCCTTGAAAAAGCTCGCATGCTTGACCGTATGGCCGTATCCCCCGCTTTAACATCTGATAATGCTGGCCTGCACCTTGCCCTGCCCGGCACCGCGCTTGATGACACTGTAGCCGTCCGGGTTGTCTGGTATTTGGGCGATGCCACTGTTGAAATTATGAGCGGCGAAAACAATGGTCGCACCCTGCACTATACCAACATTGTGCGCGGCACAGATATTCTTGAAGACTGGGATGGCAGCGCCCAAACCCTTGATATTGACAGCACTGATGCTCTGGCATCTGGCGCAGACCATATCGCCATTTTACTGCAAAGGGGCTATGGGCACGGACCCATTATAGGGGCTGCATCGCTAAAATTAACACCTGCCACCTAA